A part of Halobacillus shinanisalinarum genomic DNA contains:
- a CDS encoding tetratricopeptide repeat protein translates to MRVLFTSKLEGEIKSFQPYPFHEAVEKTEELDTKWKKKNTEPIPLDFMICNDEGDKLYKGTYVVGSEDTTNIYDHVCRKLIQMPMNHKQQETERDILLQHLTSHTPTTYKLDVTELLEKDSSNQKGWKNLSKRQKIMTGSFACLVIVTIVMAVALVFMLRSQSQAMQQMDQELAEVKATKNVYETAVTGDMTEAIDELQAQRKLTESAQEALIHFLLSKKNYEEAVKEAGKEQTSFLAGQIMQLHGIEELQTFQESYPSPAGAFEIAYHTEDYEKAIAVGDVPMTAERYKEKGMAYLRLGQLEEAKKMASEAKSDGLNEKISTYEQLEQQLAQINSQIEMEKQSDDKNQDKIKELEEQKKELQNKQNHL, encoded by the coding sequence ATGCGAGTGTTATTTACATCTAAGTTAGAGGGGGAAATTAAAAGCTTCCAACCCTATCCTTTTCACGAAGCCGTTGAAAAAACAGAGGAGTTGGACACAAAGTGGAAGAAGAAAAACACTGAGCCGATCCCCCTTGATTTTATGATCTGTAATGACGAGGGGGATAAATTGTATAAGGGAACGTATGTTGTGGGATCCGAAGACACGACGAATATCTACGATCATGTATGTCGGAAGCTCATTCAGATGCCGATGAACCATAAACAACAAGAAACGGAACGTGATATCCTTTTGCAACATTTAACGTCTCATACGCCCACAACTTATAAGCTTGATGTGACGGAATTATTAGAAAAGGATTCGTCGAATCAAAAGGGTTGGAAAAACCTAAGCAAACGTCAGAAAATCATGACCGGCTCCTTTGCGTGCCTTGTCATTGTAACGATCGTCATGGCTGTGGCTCTCGTGTTTATGTTGCGAAGTCAGTCGCAAGCCATGCAACAGATGGACCAGGAGTTAGCAGAAGTAAAAGCTACGAAAAATGTTTATGAAACGGCCGTAACGGGTGATATGACGGAGGCTATTGACGAGCTGCAAGCTCAAAGAAAGCTTACTGAAAGCGCACAAGAAGCGCTTATTCACTTTCTTTTGTCAAAAAAGAATTATGAAGAAGCTGTCAAGGAAGCAGGAAAGGAACAAACTTCGTTCTTAGCTGGCCAAATTATGCAACTGCATGGAATTGAAGAACTCCAAACCTTTCAAGAATCGTATCCAAGCCCGGCTGGTGCATTTGAAATCGCGTATCATACGGAGGATTACGAAAAAGCAATAGCTGTTGGGGACGTTCCGATGACGGCAGAACGCTATAAGGAAAAGGGAATGGCATATTTAAGGCTTGGTCAACTGGAAGAAGCAAAAAAGATGGCTAGCGAAGCAAAAAGTGATGGGTTGAATGAAAAAATCAGCACATATGAACAGTTAGAACAACAACTGGCCC
- a CDS encoding LptM family lipoprotein, which translates to MKKRWIGGLAGLVLAFILAGCGATGQVESLSPEEMKEYMEQNDSAYILINSTEDQKERKENINLVKESIESINVKEINFLSEEMLNQDLNKEDVGLSNIVLEALIYYKNGEINDYVSLSNSDYSSNEDKRENVQKFIDETSS; encoded by the coding sequence ATGAAGAAACGATGGATCGGTGGTTTGGCTGGATTAGTATTGGCCTTTATCCTTGCAGGTTGTGGAGCCACAGGTCAAGTCGAGTCTTTATCACCAGAAGAAATGAAAGAGTACATGGAGCAAAACGATTCAGCCTATATCTTAATTAACAGTACCGAAGATCAAAAAGAGCGTAAAGAAAATATTAACCTAGTTAAAGAAAGTATAGAATCTATCAATGTAAAAGAAATAAATTTTTTATCCGAAGAAATGTTAAATCAGGATTTAAATAAAGAAGACGTTGGATTAAGTAACATTGTGTTAGAAGCTTTAATTTACTATAAGAATGGTGAGATTAATGATTATGTATCATTAAGTAACAGTGACTATTCGTCAAACGAGGACAAAAGGGAAAACGTTCAAAAATTCATAGATGAAACATCATCTTAA
- a CDS encoding DnaD domain-containing protein yields MIRPQISEELLSWSEDLGEQMVIEAMKRSLDRNKPSWGYVKSILHSWVNKGVNTLPQARNEEVEHKNQQSNKGVFSKQSHTQEVLPEWFKTRKQQQMDEEKPKKQPSLESTARTIELGIKLKRSLGSILEAINYMYDLSEEDLKAIREEERSAIEILQSKSKLKAVGDP; encoded by the coding sequence ATGATCCGTCCTCAAATATCTGAGGAGCTCTTATCTTGGAGTGAGGATCTAGGGGAGCAAATGGTTATTGAAGCTATGAAACGTTCTTTGGACCGCAATAAACCAAGTTGGGGTTACGTGAAAAGTATTCTTCACTCTTGGGTAAACAAAGGGGTGAACACTTTACCACAAGCCCGGAATGAAGAAGTTGAGCATAAGAATCAGCAGAGTAATAAAGGGGTATTCTCTAAACAGTCACATACTCAGGAGGTCTTGCCAGAATGGTTTAAGACACGCAAGCAGCAACAAATGGATGAGGAAAAACCAAAGAAACAACCAAGTCTGGAAAGCACAGCCCGAACAATAGAGCTAGGGATAAAGCTGAAAAGATCTCTGGGGAGTATTCTTGAAGCCATTAATTATATGTATGATCTTTCAGAAGAGGATTTGAAAGCTATTCGTGAAGAGGAAAGATCAGCAATAGAAATCCTACAATCCAAATCAAAATTGAAGGCCGTAGGTGATCCCTAA
- a CDS encoding XRE family transcriptional regulator — MDVLQSRESLSKQENGERRVQPGITKQFINKYNDPWVALEAANEYIGWGVTRLDGPAADNRRSSVQLKLEEELNEALKAIVKVEISGNSNCVQSMDYQYIQGMASKIVDVVHWALIYLGILCETYNISWLQLWEEHYSKLRSKGYVV, encoded by the coding sequence ATGGATGTTTTGCAATCTAGAGAATCCTTAAGTAAACAAGAGAATGGTGAGCGTAGAGTGCAGCCAGGTATAACAAAGCAATTTATTAATAAGTATAACGATCCATGGGTTGCGTTGGAGGCGGCTAATGAATACATTGGCTGGGGAGTAACCAGATTGGATGGGCCAGCTGCTGATAACCGGAGAAGTAGTGTGCAATTAAAATTAGAAGAAGAGTTAAATGAAGCGCTTAAAGCAATTGTTAAAGTTGAAATTAGTGGAAACTCAAATTGTGTGCAATCTATGGATTACCAATATATTCAAGGTATGGCTAGTAAAATTGTTGATGTAGTTCACTGGGCACTTATATATTTAGGCATATTGTGTGAAACGTACAATATAAGCTGGCTCCAGTTATGGGAAGAACATTATTCTAAATTAAGGTCCAAAGGTTATGTAGTCTAA
- a CDS encoding helix-turn-helix domain-containing protein: protein MNRRTMTVDETAEYLGVCKDTIYTMVRTDEIPHFRLRRRIFFSQETIDVWIKEQESHYGDQAI, encoded by the coding sequence ATTAATAGACGTACAATGACAGTCGATGAAACCGCGGAGTATTTAGGTGTCTGTAAGGATACTATCTATACAATGGTACGAACAGATGAAATTCCGCATTTTCGCCTTCGCCGTAGAATTTTCTTCTCCCAAGAAACGATTGATGTTTGGATAAAAGAACAAGAATCCCACTATGGGGATCAAGCAATCTAA
- a CDS encoding helix-turn-helix transcriptional regulator has translation MKREKLVKYRKKENWSQRQVVEELNSNFNIKITDSYYGMIEKGVRNPSIKLAVAIANLFNVMLEDIFLNK, from the coding sequence TTGAAGCGAGAGAAATTAGTTAAGTATAGAAAAAAAGAAAACTGGTCACAAAGGCAAGTTGTTGAGGAATTGAATAGTAATTTCAATATAAAAATAACTGATAGTTATTATGGGATGATTGAAAAAGGAGTCAGAAATCCCAGTATTAAATTAGCAGTTGCTATAGCTAACTTATTTAACGTGATGTTAGAAGATATTTTTTTAAATAAGTGA
- a CDS encoding helix-turn-helix domain-containing protein, whose translation MVDISERLKSLRKEHKLSQKQVSEILGISESGYGYYEQGRNEPSIEMIKKLADRYDVTTDYLLGLSNSPDKDASSTNEDFDSLKEINKLLVKYDIDDMAFFDIEKWKSMTPEQIRELESYFQYLVQKSKELEEEKKK comes from the coding sequence ATGGTAGACATAAGTGAAAGATTAAAATCACTTAGAAAAGAACATAAATTAAGCCAAAAACAAGTAAGTGAAATACTTGGTATCTCAGAAAGTGGATATGGATACTACGAACAAGGTAGAAATGAACCATCTATAGAGATGATTAAAAAACTCGCAGATAGATATGATGTTACCACCGATTACTTATTAGGCCTTTCAAATTCTCCTGATAAGGATGCTTCCTCCACCAATGAAGATTTTGATTCCTTAAAAGAAATTAACAAACTACTTGTTAAATACGATATCGATGACATGGCCTTTTTCGATATCGAAAAATGGAAGTCCATGACTCCGGAACAGATTCGTGAGTTGGAAAGTTACTTTCAATACTTGGTTCAGAAATCGAAGGAATTAGAGGAAGAAAAGAAGAAATAG
- a CDS encoding DUF6429 family protein, protein MKDQIDELTLLLLYLTSFTDDYGLGKDQRSWKGYPFKSLNELNENKYIIGSKRAKSVHLTEDGIKQAQGLMKKYNIVDDK, encoded by the coding sequence ATGAAAGACCAAATTGACGAACTTACATTACTGCTATTGTATTTAACTTCATTTACAGATGATTATGGTTTAGGGAAAGACCAAAGGAGCTGGAAAGGTTACCCTTTTAAATCATTGAACGAATTGAATGAAAATAAGTACATTATTGGAAGCAAACGGGCAAAATCTGTTCATTTAACTGAAGACGGTATTAAACAAGCTCAAGGGCTCATGAAGAAATATAATATTGTAGATGATAAGTGA
- a CDS encoding endonuclease/exonuclease/phosphatase family protein — MQKILFALLAVVLFASLTNSGSSVFAEKEEFSREESVNVKVMSYNIHHAEGEDGILNLERIAQVIEGTDADIIGLQEVDKHWSSRSDFQDQAKLLAERLGMFYTYAANLDYESSKEDEANRQYGTAILSRYPIIDSVNHFLPKIGNTEQRGLLEATINVKGTHLQFYNTHLALTSEERNIQIKEIIDIAGRSGGPKVIMGDLNAAPTSEEMRAMYTHYSDAFAGQNEAYTYSATNPTKRIDYIFTSKDMETKNAQVIESLASDHLPITLEITLDRSEPYYK, encoded by the coding sequence GTGCAAAAGATATTATTTGCTTTGCTTGCTGTTGTGTTATTTGCATCTTTGACAAACTCAGGATCTAGTGTTTTTGCTGAAAAAGAAGAGTTTTCACGTGAAGAATCAGTCAACGTTAAGGTGATGTCCTACAACATACATCACGCTGAAGGTGAAGACGGTATTTTAAACCTAGAGAGAATTGCGCAGGTTATAGAAGGAACAGATGCTGATATTATTGGCTTGCAGGAAGTAGATAAGCATTGGTCTTCCCGCAGCGATTTTCAGGATCAGGCAAAACTGCTTGCGGAACGACTTGGCATGTTCTATACATACGCTGCAAACCTAGACTATGAATCTTCAAAAGAGGATGAGGCCAACAGACAATATGGAACAGCCATTTTAAGTAGGTATCCAATTATAGATTCTGTAAATCATTTTCTTCCTAAAATCGGAAATACAGAACAACGGGGGCTCCTTGAAGCTACTATTAATGTAAAAGGGACGCATCTTCAATTTTATAACACTCACCTTGCTTTGACTTCCGAAGAACGGAACATACAAATTAAAGAGATTATCGATATTGCCGGCCGATCAGGCGGACCAAAAGTAATAATGGGAGATCTGAATGCAGCACCGACAAGTGAAGAAATGAGGGCGATGTACACTCATTACAGCGATGCTTTTGCAGGACAAAATGAAGCTTATACTTATTCTGCGACAAACCCTACGAAAAGAATTGACTACATATTCACTTCGAAAGATATGGAAACAAAAAATGCCCAAGTGATTGAATCACTGGCATCTGACCACCTTCCAATAACCTTGGAAATTACTTTGGATCGGTCTGAGCCTTATTACAAATAA
- a CDS encoding alkaline phosphatase, which produces MSGFYLKKMISGLDTEANVDSSVKSNQKKEENVIMLVGDGMGPSQVSAAAYLKGKGYVAGELTMDQFSNLGYARTFSHDNTVTDSAAAVTAFSSANKTDNGVVGKAPKTVEHSENEDHFNVESVLESAEKADKSTGLVSTARITHATPAAFASHVENRDNENEIAKQMLLDHDIEVLLGGGKRHFLPKEDGGKREDGKT; this is translated from the coding sequence ATGAGTGGATTTTACCTCAAGAAGATGATTTCTGGACTGGATACTGAAGCAAATGTTGATTCTTCAGTAAAATCTAATCAAAAGAAGGAAGAAAATGTAATTATGTTAGTCGGTGACGGTATGGGACCAAGCCAAGTTTCTGCCGCTGCCTACCTGAAAGGAAAGGGATACGTTGCAGGTGAATTAACAATGGATCAATTCTCAAACTTGGGTTATGCAAGAACCTTCTCTCACGATAATACCGTAACGGATTCAGCTGCTGCTGTAACAGCATTTTCCTCTGCGAATAAAACGGATAACGGGGTTGTTGGCAAAGCGCCAAAAACGGTTGAACACAGTGAGAACGAGGATCACTTTAATGTTGAATCTGTCCTTGAATCCGCTGAAAAAGCTGATAAGTCGACAGGGCTTGTTTCAACAGCTAGAATTACTCACGCTACACCGGCTGCTTTTGCTTCTCATGTAGAGAACCGGGATAACGAAAATGAAATTGCTAAACAAATGTTATTAGACCATGACATCGAGGTCCTTCTGGGTGGCGGAAAGCGTCACTTCCTTCCTAAAGAGGATGGGGGTAAACGCGAGGACGGCAAAACATAA
- a CDS encoding recombinase family protein — translation MESRRMGYIRVSSKDQNEERQMAAMKQYGINERDIFIDKVSGKDFQRENYQLLKRVLRPGDILYIHALDRFGRNKNEIVEEWNDITKNIQADIVVLDMPLLDTTQYKDSMGTFIADLVLQILSWMAQEERNRIRKRQREGIDAALKQGKALGRPKTQITDAFREAYIEWKEGKITATRAMQQSQVKKTTFYKLAKQMEENTT, via the coding sequence ATGGAAAGCAGACGGATGGGTTACATAAGGGTTAGTAGCAAAGACCAAAATGAAGAAAGACAAATGGCTGCTATGAAACAATATGGAATTAATGAACGGGATATTTTCATCGATAAGGTTAGTGGTAAAGATTTTCAGCGCGAAAACTATCAACTACTCAAACGCGTTCTTCGTCCTGGTGACATCTTATACATTCATGCGCTTGATCGTTTCGGAAGAAACAAAAACGAAATTGTCGAAGAGTGGAATGATATTACAAAAAATATTCAGGCTGATATTGTTGTCTTGGACATGCCCTTGTTGGATACCACCCAATATAAAGACAGCATGGGGACCTTTATTGCTGACCTCGTGTTGCAAATCCTATCATGGATGGCGCAAGAAGAAAGAAATCGCATTCGAAAACGACAACGAGAAGGCATTGATGCTGCATTAAAACAAGGGAAAGCCCTTGGAAGACCGAAAACACAGATTACTGATGCCTTTCGAGAAGCTTATATAGAATGGAAAGAAGGGAAAATTACAGCAACCCGGGCCATGCAGCAATCTCAGGTTAAGAAAACGACCTTTTATAAACTCGCAAAACAGATGGAAGAGAATACGACATAA
- a CDS encoding GntR family transcriptional regulator has product MDINIKKSSLKYQIAEGIKKEIFQGNLDPGDKVTENYIAKKLEVSRGPVREAIQLLVMEGLLVSVTYKETRVSSITTEEVTELLIPMRINMETFALKKAYSSWNERHFEKFDELVDKMKRATIFNDMPLFNEIDLQFHELIIVSSNMNNLAHLWAGILNRIRLHFVHQNRLSLDLQKFTDEHEILLNTFKTGDLETAVQGLRDHIINTNMPRVELLPDQENEHNKE; this is encoded by the coding sequence TTGGATATAAATATAAAGAAGAGCTCACTAAAGTATCAAATTGCTGAAGGAATTAAGAAAGAGATTTTTCAGGGTAATTTAGATCCTGGTGATAAGGTGACAGAAAATTATATAGCAAAAAAATTAGAGGTTAGCAGAGGTCCTGTACGCGAAGCTATTCAATTACTGGTTATGGAAGGGCTGCTTGTTTCTGTCACTTATAAAGAAACAAGGGTGAGCAGCATTACAACAGAAGAAGTTACAGAACTGTTAATACCCATGAGGATTAATATGGAAACATTCGCATTAAAAAAGGCATATTCCTCATGGAACGAACGACACTTTGAAAAATTCGATGAATTAGTAGATAAGATGAAGCGTGCTACCATTTTTAATGATATGCCGCTGTTTAATGAGATAGATCTTCAATTTCATGAACTTATTATTGTGTCCTCTAATATGAATAATCTTGCACATCTTTGGGCAGGAATCTTAAATCGCATTCGATTACATTTTGTTCATCAAAACAGGTTGTCATTGGACTTACAAAAGTTTACAGATGAGCATGAGATACTGTTAAATACTTTTAAAACAGGAGACTTAGAGACTGCTGTCCAAGGGCTAAGGGATCATATTATAAATACAAACATGCCCCGAGTGGAATTATTGCCGGACCAAGAAAATGAACATAACAAAGAATAA
- a CDS encoding class II aldolase/adducin family protein — MKGYKEERVSGKGVQDYLQRPIFNSVEEERLHNKQRLTAAFRLFARFGFTEGIAGHITYRDPEYKNHMWVNPYGIPFNKIKTSDLVLVNEEGEVVEGKYSIHKSALMIHAGVHKARPDVIASAHAHPLYGKTWSSTGRLLDPLTQDACAFYNDHSVSDEFSGVVYEEDEGQRIARALGNNKAAFLRSHGPLTVGQSVDSAAFWFITLERSCQAQLLAEAAGIVNPIDEENAALTAEQVGREQDGWDNFQPLWERIVSEQPDLLD, encoded by the coding sequence ATGAAGGGTTACAAGGAAGAGCGTGTTAGTGGGAAAGGTGTTCAGGATTATTTGCAAAGGCCGATATTTAATAGTGTTGAAGAGGAACGTCTGCACAACAAGCAGCGCTTAACAGCTGCCTTTCGTTTATTTGCTCGGTTTGGATTTACAGAAGGAATAGCAGGTCATATTACATACCGAGATCCAGAATACAAGAATCATATGTGGGTAAATCCATACGGCATTCCTTTTAACAAGATTAAGACCTCAGACCTTGTCTTGGTCAATGAGGAGGGAGAAGTAGTCGAGGGAAAGTATTCTATACATAAATCCGCACTAATGATTCATGCAGGTGTACACAAAGCAAGACCGGATGTTATTGCTTCTGCCCATGCGCATCCTTTATACGGAAAGACTTGGTCCTCTACAGGAAGGTTGCTAGACCCGCTAACACAAGATGCATGTGCATTTTATAACGATCATTCTGTATCGGATGAATTTTCAGGTGTTGTATATGAGGAAGATGAGGGACAAAGAATCGCAAGAGCATTAGGAAATAATAAAGCTGCCTTTTTGAGGAGTCATGGACCGTTAACAGTTGGACAGTCTGTAGACTCCGCAGCCTTTTGGTTCATCACACTGGAGCGTTCCTGCCAAGCTCAATTGTTAGCCGAGGCAGCTGGCATTGTTAATCCTATAGATGAAGAAAATGCAGCATTAACAGCTGAACAAGTTGGAAGGGAACAAGATGGATGGGATAATTTTCAACCATTGTGGGAGCGAATTGTCAGCGAACAGCCTGATTTACTGGATTAA
- a CDS encoding BCCT family transporter: MEKQMNNKSYDVPLIVISLFIVSVIVVFLGLLPEKGTAFANKVFVFLTNLFGAPILLFTFGVVAFLVYISFSKYGDIRLGKEKPQFSTKSWIAMMLTAGLGSATVYWAFTEWAFYYNTPGLGAEPQTSAAYEWALAYNFFHWGISAWALYCIAALPIAYHFYVRKNKGLSLSSVVGEVTGFKSNGVVGKIVDIIFIFTCLGGLSITLGLSVPLLSQGMASILGIETSFTIDLIIILIISVVFTLSAYLGIEKGVKRITDLNSVFVLGFIGLIFLIGPTTFMINNSTNAVGLMVQNFVHMSLWTDPIENGSFPNDWTIFYWLYWITYAPFMGVFVTRISRGRKIKELIFNMLISGSLGCWIFFGILQNISMDRDIRGIVDVSGSLDVDGGNQAIIDVLNTLPLSTFFILFFVVVSMLFLASTLDSASYTLAATATKGLKDHEDPSPFHRLFWCLVIVLVPLTIIFINAPMNTIKTAAIVTSIPLIFVLLIMIYGLVKWMREDFGDTSAHVIKEKNKRKKAS; the protein is encoded by the coding sequence ATGGAAAAACAAATGAACAATAAGTCGTATGATGTACCTCTTATTGTTATAAGTCTATTCATAGTATCAGTTATCGTGGTGTTTTTAGGGCTACTTCCTGAAAAGGGAACAGCGTTTGCTAATAAGGTATTTGTATTTTTAACTAACTTATTTGGCGCGCCTATACTCTTATTTACATTTGGTGTTGTAGCATTTTTGGTTTATATTTCCTTTAGTAAGTATGGAGATATTCGACTTGGAAAAGAAAAACCTCAATTTTCAACAAAAAGTTGGATAGCGATGATGTTAACTGCTGGCTTAGGATCTGCAACGGTTTATTGGGCTTTTACCGAATGGGCTTTTTATTATAACACTCCCGGTTTGGGAGCGGAACCTCAGACCAGTGCAGCTTATGAGTGGGCGCTTGCTTATAATTTCTTTCATTGGGGAATAAGTGCTTGGGCTCTGTACTGTATAGCTGCTTTACCTATTGCTTACCATTTTTATGTTCGAAAGAATAAGGGGTTAAGCCTTAGTTCGGTTGTTGGAGAAGTTACTGGTTTTAAATCAAACGGCGTTGTTGGAAAAATTGTTGATATTATTTTTATTTTCACTTGTCTTGGTGGACTAAGTATTACATTAGGGTTAAGTGTCCCGTTATTGTCGCAAGGAATGGCTAGTATTCTTGGTATAGAAACAAGCTTTACTATCGACTTGATTATCATCCTAATCATTTCTGTTGTCTTCACTCTAAGTGCCTATTTAGGTATTGAGAAAGGTGTTAAAAGAATTACAGATCTTAATAGTGTGTTTGTGCTTGGATTTATTGGTCTCATTTTTCTTATTGGACCTACCACGTTTATGATAAATAACTCCACAAATGCGGTGGGGTTGATGGTTCAAAACTTTGTTCACATGAGTTTATGGACGGACCCTATAGAAAATGGTTCTTTTCCAAATGATTGGACCATCTTTTATTGGCTTTATTGGATTACTTATGCACCATTTATGGGTGTGTTTGTCACTAGGATATCAAGAGGTAGGAAGATTAAAGAACTTATTTTTAACATGCTGATAAGTGGAAGTTTAGGATGTTGGATTTTCTTTGGTATCTTACAAAACATTAGTATGGACAGAGATATTCGAGGCATTGTTGATGTATCGGGAAGTCTAGATGTGGATGGAGGAAATCAAGCTATTATTGATGTTTTAAACACATTGCCTTTATCAACATTTTTCATCCTATTTTTCGTGGTTGTGTCCATGCTATTTTTAGCATCTACTTTGGATTCAGCTTCCTATACCCTTGCAGCTACGGCAACAAAAGGGCTTAAAGACCATGAAGATCCTTCTCCTTTTCATAGATTATTTTGGTGTTTGGTCATTGTTTTAGTACCGTTAACTATAATTTTTATCAATGCTCCTATGAATACTATAAAGACGGCTGCCATTGTTACATCCATTCCTTTAATATTCGTATTGCTTATCATGATTTACGGTTTGGTTAAATGGATGAGAGAAGACTTCGGTGATACGTCTGCCCATGTTATCAAAGAAAAGAACAAACGAAAAAAAGCAAGCTAA
- a CDS encoding HD domain-containing protein, translated as MQKVVDFRKMVEGTKEEFEYLEKLEEGFNTGLPDRLLKKLDELKNSFSGYRISRYEHSLQSATRAYQNNEDEDMIVAALLHDIGDELAPHTHGEMVAAILKPFVSEKATWIVKHHGVFQQHYMAHMTETEKNARDIFKDNPFYQACVNFCENYDQNCFDPDFEYLPVEFFEPMVRKVFTRSPKFE; from the coding sequence ATGCAAAAAGTAGTTGATTTCAGGAAAATGGTAGAGGGCACAAAAGAGGAATTTGAATATCTGGAAAAACTAGAGGAAGGTTTCAATACAGGACTTCCTGACCGTTTACTAAAAAAGTTGGATGAATTGAAAAATAGCTTTAGTGGCTATCGAATATCTCGATATGAGCATTCTTTACAATCTGCAACCAGAGCGTATCAAAATAACGAAGATGAAGATATGATTGTGGCAGCTTTATTACATGATATTGGAGATGAGTTGGCACCACATACTCATGGTGAAATGGTTGCAGCTATCCTCAAGCCATTTGTTTCTGAAAAGGCAACATGGATTGTGAAACACCATGGAGTATTTCAGCAGCATTATATGGCTCATATGACAGAAACAGAAAAAAATGCTCGAGATATCTTCAAAGACAACCCTTTTTATCAAGCATGTGTGAATTTCTGTGAGAATTACGATCAGAATTGCTTTGACCCCGACTTCGAGTATTTACCAGTGGAGTTTTTTGAGCCGATGGTAAGAAAAGTCTTTACACGTTCTCCTAAATTTGAGTAA
- a CDS encoding amino acid ABC transporter permease codes for MLNFEILVENFFGILNVVPQTVALAVTIFILSILVGTVMALIQEYNVPVIKQIVMLFKLFMRGTPLIVFIFIMYYSLPGIVSFFTNLLNLDYNPHNMSPVVILIVAVSLTVSSFQAETIRASFLSVSYGQIEAARSLGYTPFQAFLRIITPQALVEALPEFGNAFLVVMKAISLGFMITVVDIFAEARLIAASNSYYVEAFIVAALMYWGIAYIVVTLTNKYESSLARRT; via the coding sequence ATGCTTAATTTTGAGATATTAGTTGAGAACTTTTTTGGAATATTAAATGTAGTTCCACAAACTGTTGCACTAGCTGTCACTATATTTATCTTATCTATTTTAGTGGGTACTGTAATGGCATTAATTCAGGAATATAATGTGCCTGTAATTAAGCAAATTGTTATGTTGTTTAAGTTATTTATGAGAGGTACACCATTAATTGTGTTTATCTTTATAATGTATTATTCCCTACCTGGGATTGTTAGCTTTTTTACAAATTTACTAAACTTAGATTATAATCCTCATAATATGTCACCTGTTGTTATACTCATAGTTGCTGTATCACTAACAGTATCATCATTTCAAGCAGAAACAATAAGAGCTTCATTTCTCTCGGTAAGTTATGGACAAATAGAAGCTGCACGATCATTAGGATATACGCCTTTCCAGGCATTTCTTAGAATTATAACTCCTCAGGCACTTGTGGAGGCATTACCGGAGTTTGGGAATGCATTTTTAGTTGTAATGAAGGCAATTTCATTAGGGTTTATGATTACTGTAGTTGACATATTTGCTGAAGCTAGACTTATTGCAGCTTCAAACTCATATTATGTTGAAGCGTTTATTGTAGCTGCTTTAATGTATTGGGGAATTGCATATATTGTAGTTACACTGACTAACAAATATGAATCATCTTTAGCAAGAAGAACTTAG